Proteins co-encoded in one Brassica rapa cultivar Chiifu-401-42 chromosome A02, CAAS_Brap_v3.01, whole genome shotgun sequence genomic window:
- the LOC103851194 gene encoding 50S ribosomal protein L33, translating to MGDKRKKTFMFIRLVSAAGTGFFYVKRKSSKGLLEKLEFRKYDPRVNRHVLFTEQKMK from the coding sequence ATGGGGgacaagaggaagaagacgtTCATGTTCATACGTCTGGTCTCAGCTGCTGGAACTGGGTTCTTCTATGTGAAGAGGAAGAGTAGCAAGGGTcttcttgagaagcttgagttCCGCAAATACGATCCTCGTGTCAACCGACATGTCCTCTTCACTGAGCAGAAGATGAAGTGA
- the LOC103851196 gene encoding NADH dehydrogenase [ubiquinone] 1 alpha subcomplex subunit 8-B, with the protein MSSAVDATGNPIPTSAVLTASAKHIGLRCMPENVAFLKCKKNDPNPEKCLDKGRDVTRCVLGLLKDLHQKCQKEMDDYVGCMYYYTNEFDLCRKEQEAFEKVCPLK; encoded by the exons ATGTCGAGTGCGGTGGACGCGACGGGGAACCCGATCCCTACTTCTGCAGTGTTGACTGCGTCGGCGAAGCATATAGGTCTAAGATGTATGCCGGAGAACGTTGCGTTTCTGAAATGCAAGAAGAACGATCCAAACCCTGAGAAATGTCTCGACAAGGGTCGTGACGTCACTCGCTGTGTCCTTGGCTT GCTGAAGGATCTTCACCAGAAGTGCCAAAAGGAGATGGATGACTACGTTGGGTGTATGTATTACTACACAAACGAGTTTGATCTGTGTAGGAAAGAGCAAGAAGCCTTCGAGAAAGTGTGTCCCCTGAAATGA
- the LOC103851197 gene encoding chaperonin 60 subunit alpha 2, chloroplastic, with translation MFAVSPSYFSPATISPSRSNQGKKPQLPRKLLVVRAGGKRILYGKDSREALQAGIDKLADAVSVTLGPRGRNVVLAESDTIKVINDGVTIAKSIELPDTIENAGATLIQEVAIKMNESAGDGTTTAIILAREMIKAGSLAIAFGANAVSVKNGMNKTVKELVRVLQMKSVPVKGKSDVKAVASISAGNDEFVGDLIAETVEKIGPDGVISIETSSTSETSVIVEEGMKFDKGYMSPHFITNQEKSTVEFDKAKILVTDQKITSAKELVPLLEKTSQLSVPLLIIAEDISAEVLEILVVNKKQGLINVAVVKCPGMLDGKKALLQDIALMTGADYLAGDLGMSLMGATSDQLGVARKVTVTANSTTIVADPSTKPEIQARIAQMKKDLAETDNSYMTGKIAERIAKLSGGVAVIKVGGHTETELEDRKLRIEDAKNATFAAMREGIVPGGGATYIHLLDEIPRIKKTLMEDLYEQIGADIVATALTAPAMVIATNAGVDGSVVVEKTRELEWRSGYNAMSGRYEDLINAGIADPCKVSRFALQNAVSVAGIVLTTQAVLVEKIKQPKPAVPEVPGIPTS, from the exons ATGTTCGCCGTTTCACCGTCGTACTTCTCGCCGGCAACAATCTCTCCG AGCCGTAGCAATCAGGGGAAGAAACCTCAATTGCCGAGGAAGCTCTTGGTGGTGAGGGCAGGAGGTAAGAGGATACTATACGGTAAAGATAGCAGAGAGGCTCTTCAAGCCGGAATCGATAAACTAGCTGATGCCGTTTCCGTCACCTTGGGCCCTAGAG GGCGTAATGTAGTGTTGGCTGAATCAGATACAATCAAAGTGATTAACGATGGTGTCACCATTGCTAAATCCATTGAGCTACCTGACACTATCGAGAACGCTGGAGCTACACTTATCCAAGAG GTTGCGATTAAAATGAACGAATCAGCAGGTGATGGGACGACCACTGCAATTATTTTGGCTAGAGAGATGATCAAAGCTGGGTCCTTGGCTATTGCTTTTGGAGCTAATGCTGTTTCCGTGAAGAACGGGATGAACAAGACTGTTAAGGAGCTTGTCAGAGTGTTGCAGATGAAAAGTGTTCCTGTTAAAGGGAAGAGTGATGTTAAAG CCGTGGCTTCAATCTCTGCTGGCAACGATGAGTTTGTGGGGGATTTGATTGCTGAAACTGTGGAGAAGATTGGCCCTGATGGCGTCATCTCCATTGAAACATCTTCCACTTCAGAAACGTCTGTTATAGTCGAGGAAGGCATGAAG TTTGACAAGGGATACATGTCGCCTCATTTCATCACAAACCAGGAGAAGTCTACTGTGGAATTCGATAAAGCTAAAATCCTCGTGACGGATCAGAAAATCACTTCAGCCAAAGAGTTAGTTCCTTTACTAGAGAAGACTTCGCAACTGAGTGTTCCGCTTCTTATAATCGCAGAAGATATCTCTGCGGAAGTGCTCGAGATACTTGTGGTGAATAAGAAGCAAGGTTTGATCAATGTCGCTGTTGTTAAATGTCCTGGAATGTTGGATGGGAAAAAGGCTTTGCTACAAGACATTGCACTCATgacag GAGCTGATTATCTTGCCGGAGATTTAGGCATGTCTCTAATGGGCGCAACTTCGGATCAGCTAGGTGTTGCTAGGAAAGTAACAGTCACGGCTAACTCAACAACCATAGTGGCAGACCCTTCAACTAAACCTGAGATTCAGGCGAGAATAGCTCAGATGAAGAAGGATCTAGCTGAGACAGATAATTCATATatgacaggaaaaatcgctgaGAGAATAGCTAAGCTCTCCGGAGGTGTGGCTGTAATAAAG GTGGGAGGTCACACTGAGACAGAACTTGAGGACAGGAAACTTAGAATAGAAGACGCCAAGAACGCAACGTTTGCAGCCATGAGAGAAGGTATAGTACCAGGTGGTGGTGCGACGTATATCCATCTTTTAGACGAGATCCCGAGAATCAAGAAGACTCTAATGGAAGATTTATACGAACAAATAGGTGCAGATATAGTAGCAACG GCGCTCACGGCACCTGCAATGGTCATAGCAACCAATGCTGGTGTTGATGGATCAGTTGTGGTGGAGAAAACCAGAGAACTCGAATGGAGAAGCGGTTACAACGCAATGTCTGGGAGATATGAGGATCTTATTAACGCTGGAATTGCAGATCCTTGCAAGGTTTCAAGATTCGCTCTTCAGAACGCGGTTTCTGTTGCCGGTATTGTTCTCACTACTCAAGCGGTGCTAGTGGAGAAGATCAAGCAGCCTAAACCTGCAGTTCCTGAAGTTCCTGGCATACCCACCTCATAA
- the LOC103851198 gene encoding squamosa promoter-binding-like protein 7, which translates to MSQPPPPPEMDIQPPALLDDDPSSATWDWGDLLDFAADDDRLLFSPLPPAMITTQSESYPSPDESGSGSDRVRKRDPRLLCSNFVQGMVPCSCPELDQKLEEAELPKRKRVRGGSGVVRCQVPGCEVDISELKGYHKRHRVCLACANASSVVLEGVDKRYCQQCGKFHVLPDFDEGKRSCRRKLERHNNRRKRKPVDKGGVASKQQQVLSQNDNSVIDVDDGKDNTCSSDQRVEQEASLISEDRNIPTQGSVPFPHSINADNFVPVTGSGEAQPDEGMNDTKFEPSPSSGDNKSAYSTVCPTGRISFKLYDWNPAEFPRRLRHQIFQWLATMPVELEGYIRPGCTILTVFIAMPEIMWAKLSKDPVAYLDEFILKPGKMLFGRGSMTVYLNNMIFRLLKGGTTLKRVDVKLESPKLQFVYPTCFEAGKPMELIVCGLNLVQPKCRFLVSFSGKYLPHNYSVVPAPDQDGKRSCSNKLYRITIVNSDPNLFGPAFVEVENESGLSNFIPLIIGDKAICSEMKLIEQKFNATLFPEEQDVTACYCSLTCRCRDFKERQSTFTGLLLDIAWSVKVPSAECTELTVNRCQIKRYNRVLNYLKQSSNSPSILGNILHNLETLVKKMDPGSLIHSKCDCDVRLLHENMNLARKQQSDEDSKVNPVTSACCCESSFHKDKPSRTLNFNQDPEAGLDCKERIQAASPDTGVNETDPLLKKEVVMNVSDKGDWPRKSCIPIHSAQTIRSRQTAFLITTFVVCFAVCAVIYHPNKVTQFAVAIRARLAHKL; encoded by the exons ATGTCGCAACCGCCACCACCGCCGGAGATGGATATCCAACCGCCGGCATTGCTCGACGACGATCCATCCTCCGCCACGTGGGATTGGGGAGATCTCCTTGACTTCGCCGCAGACGACGACCGTCTACTCTTCTCTCCCCTTCCTCCGGCGATGATTACGACGCAATCTGAATCCTATCCTTCTCCCGATGAATCGGGCTCGGGCTCGGATCGGGTCAGGAAGCGTGACCCGAGGCTGCTCTGTTCCAATTTCGTGCAAGGGATGGTTCCGTGCTCGTGTCCGGAGCTCGATCAGAAGCTGGAGGAGGCTGAGCTGCCGAAGAGGAAGCGGGTTCGAGGCGGGTCGGGTGTGGTTAGGTGTCAGGTTCCGGGTTGTGAAGTGGATATAAGTGAGCTCAAAGGGTATCATAAAAGGCATAGGGTTTGTCTTGCGTGTGCTAACGCTAGCTCCGTGGTGCTTGAGGGAGTGGATAAGAGATACTGTCAACAGTGTGGAAA GTTCCACGTGCTCCCggactttgatgagggaaaacgAAGCTGTAGGAGAAAGCTAGAGCGTCACAATAACAGGCGAAAAAGGAAACCTGTAGATAAAGGAGGAGTTGCTTCTAAGCAACAGCAAGTGTTATCACAGAATGATAACAGTGTAATTGATGTTGATGATGGCAAAG ATAATACATGCTCTAGTGATCAGAGAGTGGAACAAGAGGCTTCATTGATTTCTGAAGATCGGAATATTCCCACTCAGGGTTCTGTACCCTTTCCTCATAGCATCAACGCAGACAACTTTGTCCCTGTTACAGGTTCGGGTGAAGCTCAACCAGATGAAGGAATGAATGACACAAAGTTTGAACCTTCACCTTCTAGTGGTGACAACAAAAGTGCTTACTCAACTGTG TGCCCTACAGGACGGATCTCTTTTAAGCTCTACGACTGGAATCCAGCAGAGTTCCCACGGAGACTACGTCATCAA ATATTCCAATGGTTGGCGACCATGCCTGTTGAGCTGGAGGGCTATATCCGCCCAGGATGTACAATTTTGACTGTCTTTATTGCAATGCCAGAGATTATGTGGGCGAAG TTGTCTAAAGATCCGGTGGCATATCTTGATGAATTTATTCTTAAACCTGGAAAGATGCTATTTGGAAGAGGCTCGATGACTGTATATTTGAATAACATGATATTCCGTCTTTTGAAAG GTGGAACAACTTTAAAAAGAGTTGATGTAAAATTAGAGTCACCGAAACTTCAGTTTGTGTATCCAACATGTTTTGAAGCTGGAAAACCAATGGAACTCATTGTTTGTGGACTTAACCTTGTGCAACCCAAATGCCG GTTTCTTGTGTCTTTTTCTGGGAAGTACTTACCACATAACTATTCTGTTGTACCTGCACCGGACCAGGATGGGAAGCGTTCTTGTAGTAACAAGTTGTACAGGATAACTATTGTGAATTCTGACCCTAATCTCTTTGGCCCTGCATTTGTCGAG GTTGAAAACGAATCTGGCCTATCGAATTTCATACCTCTAATAATTGGAGACAAAGCTATTTGTTCTGAAATGAAACTAATAGAGCAGAAGTTCAATGCTACACTCTTTCCAGAGGAGCAAGACGTTACCGCATGCTATTGTTCTTTGACTTGCCGTTGCAGGGATTTCAAAGAGAGGCAAAGCACCTTTACTGGCCTCTTGTTAGATATTGCATGGTCAGTGAAGGTGCCCTCTGCAGAATGCACTGAACTAACCGTGAACCGATGTCAGATAAAACGATACAACCGAGTGTTGAATTATTTGAAACAAAGTAGTAACTCGCCCTCAATCTTAGGAAACATACTGCACAATCTGGAAACTTTGGTGAAGAAAATGGATCCAGGCAGTCTCATTCACAGTAAATGTGACTGCGACGTGAGGCTTCTACATGAGAATATGAATCTAGCCAGAAAGCAGCAGAGCGATGAAGATTCAAAGGTGAATCCAGTTACATCAGCGTGCTGTTGTGAGAGCAGTTTTCATAAAGACAAACCATCAAGAACATTAAACTTCAATCAG GATCCGGAAGCAGGATTAGATTGTAAGGAGAGGATACAAGCGGCTTCACCAGATACTGGCGTTAATGAAACGGATCCTCTTTTAAAGAAAGAGGTTGTCATGAACGTAAGTGACAAAGGAGACTGGCCGAGGAAGTCCTGTATACCAATACACTCTGCCCAAACAATCAGGTCCCGTCAAACTGCTTTCTTAATCACTACATTCGTTGTCTGCTTTGCGGTCTGTGCGGTTATCTACCATCCAAACAAGGTCACACAGTTTGCAGTGGCGATCCGAGCGAGATTGGCGCACAAACTTTGA